Proteins encoded within one genomic window of Luteitalea sp.:
- a CDS encoding BamA/TamA family outer membrane protein, whose product MCFDGGSLSSARPVGPARPAGCVVSSARATRRGRACLTLLFTFVLLVSVAHAHQDDRDEAIAELVGKPITSVRIERDGEEVDEPQVRALVLTAPGQPLALDAVRQSLFHLVHLGRFEDVRIAAEPDGRGVRLTYVLVPIRAITTLRFAGTLGLPERTLQSAIVDRLGSSPPAGRMAEAVAALRAAYADHGFLRPSIDTAVQATRDEDELVLVFNIDAGVRARVGEIIVEGDPLVPVPQLLRDLRLGRGQYVDRPDVDQRIDDYTAELRRRRYYEATISLLTSQGSDQSTIDVSIQVAPGPLVTLRFAGDPLPGDAERDLVPLEREGAADEDLLEDSKRRIEEYLRSRGYWRAEVSYQRTRRGDTLDIVFTIRRGRAYVTRRVTFEGGAMVPEAELRPLVTLPEGEPFVASEVDRATRALLAQYHRRGLAAAEVEARVDDLTPDNAAANAPGAVAVRFVVSEGPQTMVGRVAITGAHGLSEAELRKVLTTKAGAPLSVARAGADRDALQRLYLDRGFRQARVEAVFTRVPTTTDIDVTYRLDEGPQTLVDRILVVGNTRTDAETIVREVTLEPGGPLGFADVAESQRRLSALGLFRSVRITDAGDVGRMRRDVIVAVEEAPATTVGYGVGIEAGERLRRVADTDGGVGTRLEFAGRGFFEIGRRNLWGKNRAVNLFMRASLRPREAPEDPERDGSGLAFNEYRVVGTYREPRMLDLGADVNVLAFGEQAIRSSFNFRRGGIRVDVSRALTRRLTVIGRYGFGRTELFDVRVAPEDQITVDRLFPQVRLSTLAFSVINDTRNDPLDPSAGTLISMDGELSARAIGSEVGFVKGFWQGFVYRRMPQMERTVVALGARLGLAEGLARPVPVTDEQGNAIIGSDGTPVQEEVRDVPISERFFAGGDTTVRGFTLDRLGAPNTLDRNGFPTGGNALVVLNAELRFPLWRSLGGVLFTDAGNVFRRAAELALDEIRGSIGFGLRYRSPIGPVRVDWGFKLDRQTFVSGEREDRSAWHVSIGQAF is encoded by the coding sequence ATGTGTTTTGATGGGGGCTCGCTGTCGAGCGCGAGGCCTGTAGGCCCCGCGCGACCTGCCGGGTGCGTGGTGTCGAGCGCTCGTGCCACGCGACGGGGCCGCGCGTGCCTGACCCTTCTCTTCACGTTTGTGCTCCTCGTCTCGGTCGCTCATGCGCACCAGGACGATCGAGACGAGGCGATCGCAGAGCTCGTCGGGAAGCCGATCACGAGCGTCCGCATCGAGCGTGACGGCGAGGAAGTGGACGAGCCGCAAGTGCGGGCGCTCGTGCTCACAGCGCCGGGACAACCGCTCGCCCTCGATGCCGTTCGTCAATCCCTGTTCCATCTCGTCCACCTCGGACGCTTCGAGGACGTCCGCATCGCGGCCGAGCCGGACGGCCGCGGCGTGCGGCTGACCTATGTCCTCGTTCCGATTCGGGCGATCACCACGCTCCGCTTCGCCGGCACACTCGGTCTACCGGAACGGACGCTGCAGAGTGCCATCGTCGATCGTCTCGGCTCGTCTCCGCCTGCTGGGCGCATGGCAGAAGCAGTCGCGGCGCTGCGGGCCGCCTATGCCGATCACGGCTTCCTCCGGCCATCGATCGACACCGCTGTCCAGGCCACGCGTGACGAGGATGAGCTCGTGCTCGTCTTCAACATTGATGCAGGCGTACGCGCGCGGGTGGGTGAGATCATCGTCGAGGGCGACCCGCTCGTCCCGGTGCCGCAATTGCTGCGAGATCTCCGCTTGGGTCGCGGACAGTACGTGGACCGACCAGACGTCGACCAACGGATTGACGACTACACCGCCGAGCTGCGGCGTCGTCGCTACTACGAAGCAACGATCTCTCTCTTGACAAGTCAAGGGAGCGATCAGTCGACGATTGACGTGTCAATCCAGGTGGCACCGGGGCCGCTCGTCACGTTGCGCTTTGCCGGGGATCCGCTGCCGGGTGACGCGGAGCGCGATCTGGTGCCACTCGAACGTGAGGGCGCAGCCGACGAGGACTTGCTCGAGGATTCGAAGCGCCGCATCGAGGAATATCTCCGGAGTCGCGGGTACTGGCGCGCCGAGGTGAGCTACCAACGGACGCGTCGCGGTGACACTCTCGACATCGTCTTCACGATACGACGCGGACGTGCGTACGTCACGCGACGCGTGACGTTCGAAGGGGGCGCCATGGTGCCGGAGGCGGAGCTGCGCCCACTCGTCACGCTGCCGGAGGGAGAGCCCTTCGTCGCCTCGGAGGTCGACCGGGCGACGCGGGCGCTCCTCGCGCAGTATCATCGGCGCGGTCTTGCTGCGGCGGAGGTCGAAGCGCGGGTCGATGATCTAACGCCGGATAACGCGGCGGCGAACGCGCCGGGCGCAGTGGCCGTTCGCTTCGTCGTGAGCGAAGGGCCGCAGACGATGGTTGGCCGTGTGGCGATCACCGGCGCGCACGGCCTTTCCGAGGCGGAGCTCCGCAAGGTACTGACGACGAAGGCGGGGGCGCCGCTATCGGTGGCGCGTGCGGGTGCCGACCGCGACGCGCTCCAACGGCTCTATCTGGATCGCGGCTTTCGGCAGGCGCGGGTCGAGGCGGTGTTCACCCGCGTTCCGACGACGACGGATATCGATGTGACCTACCGCCTGGATGAGGGGCCGCAGACCCTGGTCGATCGCATCTTGGTCGTGGGCAACACGCGAACGGACGCCGAGACGATCGTGCGAGAGGTGACGCTCGAGCCGGGCGGGCCGCTTGGCTTCGCGGACGTCGCGGAGAGTCAGCGGCGGCTGTCGGCGCTGGGCCTGTTTCGTAGCGTCCGCATCACGGACGCAGGGGATGTCGGCCGCATGCGCCGGGACGTGATCGTCGCCGTCGAGGAGGCGCCAGCCACAACGGTTGGATACGGCGTCGGTATCGAGGCGGGTGAGCGGCTGCGGCGAGTGGCCGACACCGATGGCGGTGTCGGCACGCGGCTCGAGTTTGCCGGGCGAGGCTTCTTCGAGATCGGCCGGCGCAACCTCTGGGGCAAGAATCGGGCGGTGAACCTGTTCATGCGCGCGAGCCTCAGACCGCGGGAAGCGCCGGAGGATCCGGAGCGTGACGGCAGCGGGCTGGCGTTCAATGAGTACCGCGTGGTGGGCACGTACCGGGAGCCGCGGATGCTCGATCTGGGCGCGGACGTCAATGTGCTGGCTTTTGGGGAGCAGGCGATTCGATCGAGCTTCAACTTCCGACGCGGTGGCATACGGGTTGATGTGTCCCGGGCGCTGACGCGACGGCTCACCGTCATCGGCCGGTATGGCTTCGGTCGCACGGAGCTGTTCGACGTGCGGGTCGCGCCGGAGGACCAAATCACGGTCGATCGGTTGTTCCCACAGGTGCGGTTGTCGACGCTGGCCTTTTCGGTGATCAACGACACGCGCAACGATCCCCTCGATCCGAGCGCGGGTACCCTCATCAGCATGGATGGCGAGCTCTCCGCGCGCGCAATCGGGTCGGAGGTCGGCTTCGTGAAGGGGTTCTGGCAGGGCTTCGTCTATCGTCGGATGCCACAGATGGAGCGCACGGTCGTGGCGCTCGGCGCGCGGCTCGGTCTGGCGGAGGGGCTGGCGCGTCCCGTGCCGGTGACCGACGAACAGGGCAACGCGATCATCGGCTCGGACGGCACTCCGGTGCAGGAGGAAGTGCGTGATGTCCCGATCAGCGAGCGCTTCTTCGCTGGTGGCGATACCACGGTGCGCGGCTTCACGCTCGATCGGCTCGGCGCCCCGAACACGCTCGACCGCAACGGTTTTCCGACGGGCGGGAACGCGCTCGTCGTGCTCAATGCGGAGCTCAGGTTTCCCCTGTGGCGGTCGCTCGGCGGCGTGCTGTTCACCGATGCGGGTAACGTGTTCCGGCGAGCTGCAGAGCTCGCGCTGGACGAGATCCGAGGGAGCATCGGGTTCGGCCTGCGCTACAGGTCGCCCATCGGTCCCGTGAGGGTCGACTGGGGCTTCAAGCTGGATCGTCAGACATTCGTCAGCGGCGAGCGTGAAGACCGCTCCGCGTGGCACGTCAGTATTGGGCAGGCGTTTTGA
- a CDS encoding phospholipid carrier-dependent glycosyltransferase — protein sequence MAPEHCRSGRVARDLQYRRGSLSRHGSGMMGAVPQEREWREASDMRVSVVNLALVLLCALLLRLWSLGHGLPGTLLDDERVVLSRVIVALQSNLWHPSSLDPSPLLSYLLVPVAVARFLAGVAGGTFTSVGELTPEALAFWGRLTVALCGTATVWIVFQIGLRWGARHALLGAGLMTVMPSHVRASHFLTPDVPAVFLLALGFLLSIRAAERPTWRAFALAGGATGLAAAMSPVAALAVALPLTAAWMTLTAVPSRRVCGIAALGGALVLYVASCPFVLLDLPWFLNDVARRATERAATDPPAAWWVPVGHLTGELGWPAMLLMIGGMALGIVRAVKGPGRTRWTLATGFPIVAVLAGCSVSLVDARVLTLLPATCLLAAIAVVSGVSQLRRFEIARAPRTALIAALTVVAVLPPLLSALHVARTLARTPVVVRGSR from the coding sequence ATGGCGCCGGAGCATTGTCGCTCCGGTCGTGTCGCACGCGATCTTCAATACCGTAGAGGTAGTCTTTCACGTCATGGATCTGGCATGATGGGCGCCGTGCCCCAAGAACGTGAATGGCGTGAAGCAAGCGACATGCGCGTGTCGGTGGTCAATCTCGCGCTCGTGTTGTTGTGCGCGCTGCTCCTGCGACTGTGGTCGCTCGGTCATGGCTTACCCGGCACGCTTCTCGACGACGAGCGCGTCGTTCTGTCACGCGTCATCGTCGCGCTCCAGAGCAATCTCTGGCACCCGAGCAGTCTCGATCCGTCGCCGCTGCTCTCGTATCTCCTGGTTCCCGTCGCGGTGGCCAGGTTCCTGGCTGGTGTTGCCGGCGGAACGTTCACGTCGGTCGGTGAGCTGACGCCCGAGGCGCTCGCGTTCTGGGGCCGCCTGACGGTTGCCCTCTGCGGCACGGCAACGGTCTGGATTGTGTTCCAGATCGGGCTTCGATGGGGTGCGCGGCACGCGCTGCTCGGCGCGGGCCTGATGACGGTGATGCCCTCTCACGTGCGCGCGTCCCACTTTCTCACGCCCGATGTGCCGGCGGTCTTCTTGCTGGCCCTCGGCTTCCTGCTCTCGATCCGCGCCGCGGAACGCCCCACGTGGCGGGCATTTGCTTTGGCGGGCGGCGCGACTGGGCTCGCCGCGGCGATGAGTCCCGTCGCAGCGCTGGCGGTCGCCTTACCGCTGACGGCGGCCTGGATGACGCTCACCGCGGTCCCTTCGCGACGCGTCTGCGGCATAGCCGCACTGGGCGGCGCACTCGTGCTCTACGTTGCGAGCTGCCCCTTCGTCCTGCTCGACCTGCCCTGGTTCTTGAACGACGTTGCGCGCCGCGCGACCGAGCGCGCCGCGACGGATCCACCGGCTGCGTGGTGGGTGCCGGTCGGGCACCTCACCGGCGAGCTGGGCTGGCCGGCCATGCTGCTCATGATTGGCGGCATGGCCCTCGGCATCGTGCGCGCGGTGAAGGGCCCCGGTCGCACGCGCTGGACCTTGGCAACGGGGTTCCCCATTGTCGCGGTTCTTGCCGGCTGCAGCGTGTCGCTAGTCGACGCGCGTGTGCTGACGCTGCTACCGGCGACCTGCCTGCTGGCCGCCATTGCCGTCGTGTCTGGCGTCAGCCAGCTCCGCCGGTTCGAGATTGCGCGGGCCCCGCGGACGGCGCTGATTGCCGCTCTCACCGTTGTCGCGGTGCTGCCGCCGCTTCTGAGCGCTCTCCACGTTGCCCGCACACTGGCCCGAACGCCGGTCGTAGTCCGAGGTTCGAGGTGA
- a CDS encoding CPBP family intramembrane metalloprotease: MSSDNFPAIPNRAEPPPDQSNTAEWPDGAAARAATPRPRVPARDRWLSFCEVLLCSGYPTQLLLAFALLAFGITAGDGRGAIRLDFVVLLSLADAALVIGLVWTFLRLRGERPASVLLGNRRTLREALLGVSLVPVLLGMAGIVGLIVQRYLPRLHNVPTNPFEALLESAGSAALFAMVAIVAGGLREEIQRAFVLHRFEQHLGGARLGLAIFSLAFGLGHLLQGYDAALLTGLFGLLWGVVYLWRRSIVAPVVSHAIFNTVEVVFHVMDLA, from the coding sequence GTGTCTTCCGATAACTTTCCCGCGATTCCGAACCGCGCGGAACCTCCTCCGGACCAATCCAACACCGCGGAATGGCCCGACGGGGCCGCGGCCCGAGCAGCGACTCCGCGACCGCGCGTGCCAGCGCGCGATCGCTGGCTGTCGTTCTGCGAGGTGCTGCTGTGCTCAGGCTATCCGACACAGTTGTTGTTGGCATTCGCGCTCCTCGCCTTTGGCATTACGGCTGGCGATGGTCGCGGCGCCATTCGCCTCGATTTCGTCGTTCTCCTGTCGCTCGCAGATGCCGCCCTGGTGATCGGTCTCGTCTGGACGTTCCTGCGACTCCGCGGCGAACGACCCGCGAGCGTGCTGTTGGGCAACCGCCGCACGCTCCGCGAAGCGCTGCTCGGCGTCAGCCTCGTGCCCGTCCTGCTGGGAATGGCCGGCATCGTGGGGCTGATCGTTCAGCGGTATCTGCCGCGGTTGCACAACGTCCCCACGAACCCGTTCGAGGCCCTGCTCGAATCCGCTGGCAGCGCCGCGCTGTTCGCCATGGTGGCGATCGTCGCCGGTGGGCTCCGTGAGGAAATCCAGCGAGCCTTCGTGCTCCACCGCTTCGAGCAGCACCTGGGCGGCGCCCGGCTCGGCCTGGCTATCTTCAGCCTCGCCTTTGGCCTCGGGCACCTCCTTCAAGGGTATGACGCCGCGCTGCTGACAGGGTTGTTCGGCCTCCTGTGGGGCGTCGTGTACCTATGGCGCCGGAGCATTGTCGCTCCGGTCGTGTCGCACGCGATCTTCAATACCGTAGAGGTAGTCTTTCACGTCATGGATCTGGCATGA
- a CDS encoding response regulator — protein MSELAATTGGGGERVLVVEDDRAALTGLTELITAWGYVTEGAIDGEEALHKVTTFRPGIIVTDLVMPRLDGLGLLRALQDQLRDISVIILTAQGTVETAVDSIKDGAYDYLTKPVDPQRLQILLNKVVERHQTLREVKQLRRQLRDQGSFGRIVGNTPAIRRLYRVIEQAAPTAASVLIWGESGTGKELVAQTIHQLSQRAQQPFVAINCAAIPETLLESEIFGHEKGAFTGAVDRRQGCFELAHRGTLLLDEIAEMVPSTQVKLLRVLQERTFRRIGGQREQAVDVRIIAATNTNPTDAVQKGKLREDLYYRLNVFSIELPSLRERHEDIPLLVQAFLGEFNTRNGKSVSAVHPDAMRVLERYPWPGNIRELRNVIERAVILAPGEFIEVSHLPPTMLETREVPRDETTLTLRPGMSVDEAETELIKLTLQHTGFNKTRAAETLGISLKTLHNKLNRLKVREAEK, from the coding sequence ATGTCGGAGCTGGCAGCAACGACAGGCGGCGGTGGTGAGCGCGTCCTGGTCGTAGAAGATGACCGAGCGGCGCTGACTGGACTGACAGAGCTCATCACAGCCTGGGGCTACGTCACCGAGGGTGCGATTGACGGCGAGGAGGCCCTCCACAAGGTGACGACTTTTCGGCCCGGCATCATCGTCACCGACCTGGTGATGCCCCGCCTCGATGGCCTCGGCCTGTTGCGGGCCTTGCAAGACCAGCTTCGGGACATCAGCGTCATTATCTTGACGGCACAGGGGACCGTAGAGACCGCCGTGGATTCTATCAAGGACGGCGCCTACGATTACCTCACGAAGCCGGTCGACCCGCAGCGGTTGCAGATTCTGCTGAACAAGGTGGTCGAGCGGCACCAGACGCTGCGCGAGGTCAAGCAGCTCCGTCGTCAGCTTCGGGATCAGGGCAGCTTCGGCCGCATCGTGGGCAACACGCCGGCGATCCGCAGGCTGTATCGCGTGATCGAGCAGGCGGCGCCCACGGCCGCTTCCGTGCTCATCTGGGGCGAGTCGGGCACTGGCAAGGAGCTCGTCGCCCAGACCATTCATCAGCTGAGCCAGCGCGCGCAGCAGCCATTTGTCGCGATCAACTGCGCGGCGATTCCGGAGACATTGCTCGAGAGTGAGATCTTCGGTCACGAGAAGGGGGCGTTCACCGGCGCCGTGGACCGGCGCCAAGGCTGCTTCGAGCTCGCGCATCGCGGCACGCTCCTTCTCGACGAGATCGCCGAGATGGTGCCCTCGACGCAGGTGAAGCTGCTGCGGGTGTTGCAGGAACGAACCTTTCGGCGTATCGGCGGGCAGCGAGAGCAAGCGGTGGATGTGCGGATCATTGCGGCGACCAATACGAACCCGACCGACGCCGTGCAGAAGGGAAAGCTGCGCGAGGATCTGTACTATCGCCTCAATGTGTTCTCAATCGAGCTTCCGTCGCTCCGCGAGCGCCATGAGGACATCCCGCTTCTGGTGCAGGCGTTTCTCGGAGAGTTCAATACGCGCAATGGGAAGTCCGTTTCTGCGGTGCACCCCGACGCCATGCGCGTGCTCGAGCGCTATCCGTGGCCGGGAAACATCCGGGAGCTGCGCAATGTGATCGAGCGCGCCGTGATCCTTGCCCCTGGGGAGTTCATCGAGGTCTCTCATCTTCCGCCGACCATGCTCGAGACGCGCGAGGTGCCGCGCGATGAGACGACGCTGACGTTGCGACCAGGGATGTCGGTCGACGAGGCGGAGACGGAGCTCATCAAGCTGACGTTGCAGCACACCGGCTTCAACAAGACTCGAGCGGCAGAGACGCTCGGTATCAGCTTGAAGACGCTGCACAACAAGCTGAATCGCTTGAAGGTGCGTGAGGCGGAGAAGTAG
- a CDS encoding HAMP domain-containing protein yields the protein MKRMRLGLKTKQVLGVTFVVGVAVCILSLINLVTLARVSLEEAKARNEMLASFILQRVIAVVSSPQQALAQLRADPVVRDLLDATSAYERNVSYAAIVDAKNVVVIYSPEGEGNLESQVLEPQSSIDELLQSGVFSRLRALLSDRPFEVQQTIILRSTRETFVVIRIGISMLLIWQYLMEQLMPVLWTSLTALIVAVIVSLVLSNWILRPIHILKGGLARLGKGEEGVKLDLPPGDEFADLGSSFNTLSAELSAVRAKLAGHATGVESAVDQLEDAVAVLNTNGELVFANTAFRGTVPGLADTAEGAALGDDFPYRRLVARVLETGESLGPLAIDVSAPDGTVEQSVTAHPLSEATGRPMGVMVVARNLSYLHHVESTLSYSRKLAALNRLLAGVAHEVKNPLNAMTIHLELLKQKLRASGDGGAGPPTIDAPPVMPHASIIGAEIRRLDEVVQGFLKFSRPEELLLQPVEVYGLLQEVREVMAPQAQAAGVTIVNECQPSVPKVSGDRSMLRQAFLNLALNACQAMPHGGVLRFAAGADGSRFVVVEVADTGVGIDPEHMEKLFDLYFSTKDKGSGLGLSMVYRTVHLHDGSIEVESVPGSGATFRLRLPRAEVPAPRRVA from the coding sequence GTGAAGCGTATGCGGCTCGGCCTCAAGACGAAGCAGGTGCTGGGTGTCACGTTCGTGGTGGGCGTGGCGGTCTGCATCTTGAGCCTGATCAATCTCGTCACACTTGCGCGCGTCAGCCTGGAAGAGGCCAAGGCGCGCAACGAGATGCTCGCCTCGTTCATCTTGCAGCGCGTTATCGCGGTGGTGAGCAGTCCCCAGCAGGCCCTCGCGCAGCTCCGCGCGGATCCGGTGGTGCGGGATCTCCTGGACGCCACCAGCGCCTACGAGAGGAACGTCAGCTACGCCGCCATTGTCGACGCGAAGAACGTCGTCGTTATTTACAGCCCCGAGGGGGAGGGGAACCTGGAAAGTCAGGTGCTGGAGCCGCAGTCCAGCATCGATGAGCTCCTGCAAAGTGGCGTGTTCAGCCGCCTTCGTGCCCTGCTTTCGGACCGCCCATTCGAGGTTCAGCAAACCATTATTCTCAGGTCGACGCGCGAGACGTTCGTCGTCATTCGCATCGGCATTTCCATGTTGCTCATCTGGCAGTACCTCATGGAGCAGCTGATGCCGGTGCTCTGGACGTCGCTCACCGCTCTGATCGTGGCGGTGATCGTGTCGCTGGTCCTTTCGAACTGGATACTCCGGCCGATCCACATCCTCAAGGGAGGACTCGCGCGGTTGGGCAAGGGCGAGGAGGGGGTCAAGCTCGATCTGCCGCCTGGCGATGAGTTCGCTGATCTCGGCAGCTCCTTCAATACCCTCAGCGCCGAGCTGTCGGCGGTCCGTGCCAAGCTCGCGGGCCACGCAACGGGCGTCGAGTCTGCCGTCGATCAGCTCGAGGATGCCGTCGCCGTCTTGAACACCAACGGCGAGCTGGTGTTTGCCAACACGGCGTTTCGCGGCACCGTGCCGGGCCTCGCCGACACCGCGGAAGGGGCAGCGCTCGGTGACGATTTCCCGTACCGACGGCTCGTGGCGCGCGTGCTCGAGACCGGCGAGTCGCTTGGCCCCTTGGCGATCGATGTGTCTGCCCCAGACGGCACGGTCGAACAATCGGTCACGGCGCACCCACTGAGCGAGGCCACGGGGCGGCCCATGGGTGTGATGGTCGTGGCGCGCAACCTGAGCTATCTGCATCACGTCGAGAGCACGCTGAGCTATTCACGGAAGCTGGCGGCGCTCAACCGGCTGCTCGCAGGGGTCGCCCACGAGGTGAAGAATCCCCTGAACGCGATGACCATCCATCTCGAGCTCCTCAAACAAAAGCTGCGCGCCAGCGGCGACGGCGGCGCCGGGCCGCCCACCATCGACGCGCCGCCAGTGATGCCGCATGCGTCCATCATCGGCGCGGAGATCCGCCGGCTCGACGAAGTGGTGCAGGGCTTCTTGAAGTTCAGCCGGCCGGAGGAGCTCCTGCTCCAACCGGTCGAGGTGTACGGACTGCTCCAAGAGGTGAGGGAGGTGATGGCGCCTCAGGCGCAGGCAGCCGGCGTGACGATTGTGAACGAGTGTCAGCCCAGCGTGCCAAAGGTGAGCGGCGACCGCAGCATGCTGCGGCAGGCATTTCTCAACCTGGCGTTGAACGCGTGCCAGGCCATGCCACACGGAGGTGTGCTGCGCTTTGCCGCCGGCGCCGACGGCTCCCGCTTCGTGGTCGTCGAAGTGGCAGATACGGGTGTTGGCATCGACCCGGAGCACATGGAGAAGCTGTTCGATCTGTACTTTTCGACCAAGGACAAGGGCAGCGGGCTCGGTTTGTCGATGGTCTATCGGACCGTGCATCTCCACGATGGCAGTATCGAAGTAGAATCAGTACCAGGCTCAGGGGCGACGTTTCGGTTGCGCCTGCCTCGTGCCGAGGTCCCGGCCCCACGCCGCGTCGCGTAG